From Solea senegalensis isolate Sse05_10M linkage group LG7, IFAPA_SoseM_1, whole genome shotgun sequence, a single genomic window includes:
- the srgn gene encoding serglycin has protein sequence MKLLLLLVISCLALHNGKGVPTKASYQFVRCNPNGDQANCVTYQSPEMPWSQELPAKLPASTAQYLKAETVKDEHAPENKEDKMGVEEESSGYYEGSAFEVPLNRDQGFVATESDPGSGESWTDMDLNKGVHTMDLRWLLRLKSKAGEDKPAEQELREDNLLQL, from the exons ATGAAACTGCTCCTGCTCCTTGTTATCTCCTGCCTCGCCTTACATAACGGGAAAG GAGTGCCAACCAAAGCCTCGTACCAGTTTGTGAGATGTAACCCCAACGGCGACCAGGCCAACTGTGTTACTTACCAAAGTCCAGAGATGCCATGGAGTCAAGAGCTGCCAGCCAAGCTGCCGGCATCGACTGCACAGTATCT AAAGGCAGAAACTGTGAAGGATGAACATGCACCAGAGAACAAGGAAGACAAGATgggagtggaggaggaaagCTCTGGATATTATGAAGGCTCTGCATTTGAAGTTCCATTAAACAGAGATCAGGGTTTTGTGGCCACTGAAAGTGACCCAGGCTCTGGGGAGTCATGGACAGACATGGATCTAAACAAAG GTGTGCATACAATGGACCTGAGGTGGTTGCTTCGCCTCAAATCCAAGGCCGGTGAGGACAAACCAGCAGAGCAGGAACTGAGAGAAGACAACCTTCTGCAGCTGTAG